A single ANME-2 cluster archaeon DNA region contains:
- the cobJ gene encoding precorrin-3B C(17)-methyltransferase — protein MSLSQLHGNGKLYVVGIGPGSQEHLTLRAVEVLERADVIIGNGTYLDQISHLITNQQVIRSRMGKEVDRARKAIELARDRKVAMVSGGDSNVYGMAGLVLEVAQHSDLKVDIEVVPGVTALSAVASLLGAPVVSDFAVISLSDLLTPWNVIEQRLAAAATSDMVIGIYNPKSRQRNTNYIRAIEIIRRHRADTVPVGIVKNALRPEGESVTVTTLGKAMDHDEEVDMSTTVIIGNSESRIWGSKMITPRGYHKKYEY, from the coding sequence ATGTCACTATCGCAATTGCACGGTAACGGGAAACTCTACGTGGTTGGAATTGGACCGGGTTCTCAAGAGCATTTGACCCTGCGGGCCGTCGAAGTGCTGGAACGTGCAGATGTCATTATCGGTAACGGGACCTATCTGGACCAGATAAGCCATCTTATCACCAACCAGCAGGTCATAAGGTCACGTATGGGAAAGGAGGTTGACCGGGCCCGCAAAGCTATTGAACTGGCACGTGACCGGAAGGTAGCCATGGTCAGCGGCGGGGATTCCAATGTGTACGGCATGGCCGGATTGGTGCTGGAAGTGGCCCAGCATTCTGACCTGAAGGTGGATATCGAGGTGGTGCCCGGTGTGACGGCACTGAGCGCGGTCGCAAGTCTGCTGGGGGCGCCCGTAGTCAGTGATTTTGCTGTTATCAGTCTCAGTGACCTGCTCACGCCATGGAATGTTATTGAACAACGGCTGGCAGCGGCCGCCACTTCGGATATGGTCATCGGTATCTATAATCCCAAAAGCAGGCAGCGCAATACGAACTACATTCGGGCAATAGAGATAATCAGGCGTCATCGGGCAGATACGGTGCCGGTGGGTATCGTTAAAAATGCACTGCGCCCGGAAGGCGAGTCTGTGACCGTAACCACATTGGGTAAGGCAATGGATCACGACGAAGAGGTGGATATGAGTACGACAGTAATTATTGGCAATAGCGAATCCAGGATATGGGGTTCTAAGATGATAACACCCAGGGGGTATCACAAGAAATATGAATACTGA
- a CDS encoding cobalt-factor II C(20)-methyltransferase, producing the protein MLVGVGLGPGDPQLLTLKAIAMLKRSDIVFAPGRLAAQLVEPYARPQLLEFPMTKDKKVLRSHWEENADLVAQHARIGLAAFGLIGDPNFFSTFTHLRRLICQRHPDIFIETIPGISSITAFAARAGIEIESSFQVSDGSPFTDRIVLKARRPCQIVNGLVDEGFEEFVLAQKLYTEDEIIIKGKENMPEKADYFSMIHARKPRER; encoded by the coding sequence ATGCTGGTAGGTGTTGGACTGGGTCCCGGCGACCCGCAACTCCTGACCCTGAAGGCAATAGCGATGCTGAAACGCAGCGATATTGTCTTTGCACCGGGCCGCCTGGCTGCCCAGCTGGTCGAACCCTATGCCAGGCCGCAACTGCTTGAATTTCCCATGACAAAGGACAAAAAGGTTCTGCGGTCACACTGGGAAGAGAACGCTGACCTTGTAGCACAGCATGCCAGGATTGGACTGGCAGCATTCGGCCTTATCGGTGACCCTAACTTCTTTAGCACGTTCACCCACCTGCGCAGGCTCATCTGTCAACGTCATCCCGATATTTTCATAGAGACCATTCCCGGTATCAGCTCAATTACAGCATTTGCGGCCAGGGCCGGTATTGAAATAGAATCTTCATTCCAGGTAAGCGACGGTTCACCTTTCACTGACAGGATCGTCCTGAAAGCCCGGCGTCCCTGTCAGATCGTAAATGGACTGGTGGATGAAGGATTTGAAGAATTCGTCCTTGCCCAGAAGTTGTACACTGAAGATGAAATTATCATAAAGGGTAAAGAAAATATGCCTGAAAAAGCAGATTATTTCAGTATGATCCATGCGAGGAAACCACGTGAGCGGTAA
- the cbiG gene encoding cobalt-precorrin 5A hydrolase translates to MRTGIVHLKHNRDAAEQIQECVGGALIPYSKDAFRTAFTQYEAIIAVMACGIVVRELAPFLDDKWTDPPVVVVDAGLNYAIALCGGHHGANELAQRLAGTGAHPVITTATESLGRPSVEGTAQALGCSIVNRDSTRSVNSHLLTSDLPVIEIHGPKVVVVDPDVSVLQKKRGERQKGVIVGIGARRNVSSDNVVDAIQIALSESGLGMADVELFASADVKEHEAGLIEAISIIGGHIVFVPGNIINSINPPSDSRAKRLGLTGVCEPAALALSREHTLIMKKKVFNNVTIAIAR, encoded by the coding sequence ATACGCACCGGAATAGTCCATCTTAAACATAATCGGGACGCTGCTGAGCAGATACAGGAATGTGTTGGCGGAGCCCTTATCCCCTACAGTAAGGATGCGTTCAGGACCGCTTTTACGCAATACGAAGCGATCATAGCGGTAATGGCATGCGGTATTGTTGTCCGCGAGCTTGCTCCATTTCTCGATGACAAATGGACCGACCCACCCGTAGTGGTTGTAGATGCGGGCCTGAACTATGCCATAGCCCTGTGCGGTGGCCATCATGGAGCCAACGAACTGGCACAGCGTCTTGCAGGAACAGGCGCGCATCCCGTCATCACCACAGCAACCGAAAGCCTGGGGCGGCCTTCAGTTGAAGGGACGGCGCAGGCGCTGGGCTGCAGTATTGTGAACAGGGATTCGACCCGGTCTGTCAATTCCCATTTGCTAACATCTGACCTGCCGGTAATTGAGATACATGGGCCAAAAGTGGTTGTAGTAGACCCGGACGTTAGTGTGCTCCAGAAAAAGAGAGGTGAAAGACAAAAGGGGGTCATCGTAGGTATAGGTGCCAGGCGCAATGTATCTTCAGACAATGTGGTGGATGCTATCCAGATAGCATTATCAGAATCAGGGCTGGGCATGGCAGATGTGGAATTATTTGCCTCAGCCGATGTCAAGGAACACGAAGCAGGACTCATCGAAGCAATCAGCATCATCGGAGGACATATCGTATTCGTCCCCGGGAATATTATCAACTCCATCAATCCCCCGTCGGATTCCAGGGCAAAACGGCTGGGCCTGACCGGGGTATGTGAACCGGCTGCACTGGCACTGAGCCGGGAACACACCCTCATCATGAAGAAAAAGGTATTCAACAATGTCACTATCGCAATTGCACGGTAA
- the cobM gene encoding precorrin-4 C(11)-methyltransferase, with protein MRGNHVSGKYKVYFVGAGPGDPELITVKGQRMLENADLVVYAGSLVNPVLLDTSKGQTIDSYGMRLEELTSTMVDAVKKGQKVVRLHSGDPSLYGAIIEQIHELAKHDVEVEVVPGVSSIFATAAALGTQLTLKGVSETLIITRPAGETLEEDDLAALSRHGATMAVFLGTCKIEEVMKVVEYPPATPVAVVYHASWDDQLIIRGTVSDIAARVRAAGLTRSSMILIGGVVDPVHYRRSHLYAPE; from the coding sequence ATGCGAGGAAACCACGTGAGCGGTAAATACAAAGTATATTTCGTAGGAGCGGGTCCAGGCGACCCTGAACTGATAACCGTAAAAGGTCAGAGAATGCTTGAGAATGCTGACCTGGTGGTATATGCCGGTTCCCTGGTCAACCCTGTACTGCTGGACACGAGCAAGGGCCAGACAATTGACAGTTACGGGATGCGGCTGGAAGAGCTCACCAGCACAATGGTGGATGCAGTAAAGAAAGGGCAAAAGGTCGTGCGGCTTCACAGCGGCGACCCTTCCCTGTACGGTGCTATTATTGAGCAGATACATGAACTGGCAAAACACGATGTTGAAGTGGAAGTCGTTCCTGGTGTTTCATCAATTTTCGCCACGGCGGCAGCCCTGGGTACCCAGTTGACCCTGAAAGGCGTTAGCGAGACCCTCATCATCACACGGCCGGCAGGGGAGACCCTTGAAGAGGACGACCTTGCAGCATTATCCAGACACGGCGCCACCATGGCAGTATTCCTGGGCACCTGCAAGATTGAAGAGGTCATGAAGGTAGTGGAATATCCTCCTGCCACCCCGGTGGCAGTGGTGTACCACGCTTCCTGGGATGACCAGCTGATTATCAGGGGCACTGTTTCTGATATTGCGGCCCGGGTCAGGGCGGCAGGCCTTACCCGTTCATCTATGATACTTATCGGCGGGGTGGTTGACCCTGTACATTACAGGAGGTCCCACCTATACGCACCGGAATAG